The genome window CGCATTGCAAGATTTAAAAGAGCGTTTAACGCGTGTAGATACTCGCCTTCAAGATATGGAGCGCCATGTAACTTCAAGCGAGTTTACGGTGAGCCGTGAAATTAACAAACTTTAAAGGATTTAATAGCACCTTATTTGCAGCGTGATAAATTACGGCAAATTAGGTGCAAGACACTTTATGAGCCAATCATTTGCAAAAAAGACCTTTAAAAGTATTAAAGGCAAAGCACAAAAAGCCCTTCATCGCAGTTTAGACCAACACGTAAAACTTGCCGTAACTGGCCTAAGTGGTAGTGGTAAAACAGCCTTTATTACCGCGCTTGTTAAACACTTAACAACCCAAGCGGACGATAAAAACTTACCTTTTTTTGATGTAATGCGCGAGCACCGCCATGTGGCCACTAAAGTTGTGCCGCAAGAGGCGTTAAAAGTTCCTACGTTTAATTATACGCGCGCGCTAAATTCATTATTACCCAGCGATGGGATGCCTACATGGCCTGCATCAACTGAGCGGATTAATACGCTGCGCTTGGCAATAAAGTATCAGAGTAACGCAGGGCTGCGCGGCCACTTTTCGCCGCAATCAACGCTTTATTTAGATATTATTGACTACCCGGGTGAATGGCTCCTTGATTTACCTATGCTTGAGCAAAGCTATTCTCAATGGTGCGAGCAGCAATACCCGTTATTAACTCAGCCTTCGCGCGTAAACACATCAAGTGACTTTTTAATGGCCGTTGAGCAACTTGACTTAAACGCTCCCGTTGATGAAAACGCACTTGCTCATATTGCTCAGCTTTATCAAAGCATGTTAGTAGGGCTTAAAAAAGACACCAAACTTGCCATGTTGCAACCTGGGCGCATGCTTATGCCTGGCGACTTACAAGGCGCGCCATTGTTATTGTTTTTTCCGGTATCAGGTGAAATAAACAGTGACGATGTCGTTGCGGGTTCTAATTTAGCGCATTTAATTAAGCGCTTTAACGCCTATGTAAAAGAAGTTGTAAAACCATTTTATAATGAGCATTTTAGACACTTCGATCGCCAAATTGTACTTGTAGATGTACTTAGTGCATTAAACGAAGGGCATGAAACCCTACAAGAGCAAAGCAGTGTAATAAACCAATTACTCGCACACTTTAATTACGGTGAGTCGGGCTTTTTTAAACGTTTATTTAAGCCCAACATAGACAAAATATTATTTGCAGCTAATAAATCAGATCATATAAGTGCTAAGCACCATAAAGATTTAGCACTGCTACTTGATTCGCTCGTGCATGAGCAAAGTAATCATTTAAAGTTTGATGGTGTAAAAATAGAAACCATGGCTATGTCGTCAATTACAGCAACGCAGCCGCGCCAAATTACCGACAAAGGTCAAACACTCGACTGCATTTACGGTAAACCGCTAAACGAGCCTGATTGGCTTACGTATTTACCGCCGCAACCTCCCTCGCGAATGCTTAATAAAAATGAGTGGCCAGCACAGGGATTTGAGTTTTTATCGTTCTCTCCAATGCCGAGCCCCGATAAACAACTAAAACATATTCGATTAGATCATGTCATGCAGTACCTGCTAGGAGACAAATTAACATGAGTGAGTCAAACCAACCATTTCAAGCAGGGCGTCGTATAGATACGCAAAGCATTGAGCAAAACGAACCCGTTTTAGCACCTGCAAAAATTATTCAGCACGGACAAAGTGATTACGAAGAACTTGAAGATGAAGCACTAGAGCCAGAAATAGATCTGGAGCCTGTGTACAAAAAGTCAAAGTGGCAAACGCTTAAAGGTGTTTTTGCTATTAGTTTTATAGTACTGGTGCTTTTAGAGTTTGCATACTCGTTAGTATTTGCTTTCGAGCAATCAATTATTTTAGGCAGTGTTTATTTAACCGCGGTTGTAAGTGGTGTGCTGCTAATAGGGCGCTTATTGTGGCGAGAGTACCGAATGCTGCGCAGTTTAAAGCGTAACCAATTGCACCGAGTTGAAGCCGACAGGCTTTTAAACAGCGAGCAAGTAGGCGGTGCATTACCTTGGCTCGAAAAGCTTAATAAACACCAGGAGCTTGATAACTTTGAAACCTTTAAAAACCAAGTAGCGACGCATCACAGCGACAAAGAAATAATGACGCTGTACGCCAATAGTTTATTAATAACCCAAGACACCAAAGCTAAAAAGCTTATAAATCGTTTTGCGACTGAATCTGCACTGCTAGTTGCCCTAAGCCCACTGGCGCTGGTGGATATGATGGCTGTGCTTTGGCGCGGTACTAAGTTAATAGAACAAATTGGTAAAATTTATGGCATTGGTTTTGGCTACGCGAGCCGTATAAAGCTGTACCGTATGCTGATAAAACAAGTAATGTTTGTAGGCAGTGCTGAGCTTGTATCTGACCTTGCTGCAACTGCACTGAGTGCTGAGCTTTTAGGTAAGCTTTCGGGGCGGGCAGCGCAAGGGGTCAGTGCCGGTATTTTTACAGCGCGTATTGGTTACAAAGCAATGGAGCTTAGTCGCCCATTACCACGGCTTGAAAACAAACGCAGCTTACTAAAAGGCACTGTGCAAAGCATCGCAGGTAAAATTATGAGCCGTAAAAAGGCGGAACCAACACAATAAAATACGAGGGCGTGTTGATCTTTGATGGTTGAATTTGCAGCAGTGTGTTTGGTATTTAGGCAAGGCAGAGCCTATGAAGTGTGGTTATTCCCCATAAATAGGCGATAACGCAGAATAAATGCCAAACATGCGCTGCCCGTTGGGTTCTTTCTAGGGACGATAAACTCTTTGTTACTCGGTTTTTACTTAGCCCACTAGGTTACAAACCTCGCGCCGCGATTTAATCGCCCCTAGATTGAACAAATTTCAATCCGCAAAGGTCAACACGCCCTGGTGGCAATATTTGTGTACAAGCGTGCGCTGCACGGTTTTTACACAAATAGCCATCTGAGCATCCGGCATGCTTGCTGTTTGTAAGCGCATACGTTTTGATTGTTGAATCGCAAAAACATAATAATCAAAAAATGAGCCTACAATGAGCAAACATCATATAAACACCCAGTGTATTCACGGACGACAAAAAGCAAACGACCCGCACGGCGCACTCACTTCTCCTTTGTATCAAACCTCTACCTTTCATTTTGAAAATGCCGCACAAGGTGCTGCGCGTTTTGCAGGCGACGAACCTGGCTATATTTATACGCGTTTAGGAAACCCCACAACCACAGAGCTTGAGCAAAAAGTTGCTCAACTAGAGAGCTGTGAAGCAGCTGCTGCAACCGCAACAGGTATGGGGGCTGTATCAGCCTCAGTACTGAGCTTTTTATCGCAGGGAGATCATCTTGTTGCTTCAAGTGCTTTGTATGGTTGTACCTTTGCGTTTTTCTCGCATATGTTGCCGCGCTGGGGAATCGAAGTCACTTTTGTTGATATGACCAACGAGGACGAACTACGCGCTGCCATCAAACTTAATTCAAAAATGATATTTGTAGAAACGCCAATTAATCCCACTATGGCAGTTATTGATTTGGCACTGATTGGCGCAGTTGCTAAAGAGCACAATTTAATTAGTGTGGTCGACAACACCTTTTTAACGCCGCTACTGCAATCGCCCAAAAAATACGGTATCGACATAATAATGCACAGTGCGACCAAGTACTTAAACGGCCACGGAGACGTAGTCGCCGGTATTGTATGTGGATCGCTTGAGCACATAACACACATTAAAATGACCGTACTAAAAGACATTGGTGCAACCATAAGCCCGCACGACGCATGGCTAATTAATCGAGGCCTAAAAACACTCGCTATTAGAATAGAGCGCCATTGTCAAAGCGCACAAACAATAGCCGAATATCTAGAAGCGCACCCACAAGTAAGCACCGTATATTACCCGGGGCTTAAATCGCACCCAGGTTATAAGTTCATTGGTAACCAAATGAAAGCCGCTGGTGGTGTTATTGCGTTTGAAATAAAAGGTACGCTACAAGATGGCGCACAATTTATTGATAGTATGAAACTTTGTACACTTGCAGTAAGCCTTGGCGACGCTGAAACACTGATTCAGCATCCTGCATCTATGACTCACTCGCCTTATACGCCAGAGGAGCGAGCTGCCGCTGGAATAAGTGATGGGCTGATCAGGCTCTCGGTTGGGCTTGAAGATGTTAACGACATTATTAGTGATTTAGACCAAGCTTTTACTAAAATCGGTTAGGTGTATTTAATTGTGTACACATTAAAATAAGCTGCAGGCCTTTATTTAAAGGTCTGTATTTTTAATGTTCCACATGTGTAATTTTAACTTTACGATTAAGGTGATCGCGCCAAATACTGATGTTAGCCTGTCTATTAAACTTTTCTTCACTTTTGCATAGTATGGGGTCATT of Pseudoalteromonas arctica A 37-1-2 contains these proteins:
- a CDS encoding TIGR01620 family protein — its product is MSESNQPFQAGRRIDTQSIEQNEPVLAPAKIIQHGQSDYEELEDEALEPEIDLEPVYKKSKWQTLKGVFAISFIVLVLLEFAYSLVFAFEQSIILGSVYLTAVVSGVLLIGRLLWREYRMLRSLKRNQLHRVEADRLLNSEQVGGALPWLEKLNKHQELDNFETFKNQVATHHSDKEIMTLYANSLLITQDTKAKKLINRFATESALLVALSPLALVDMMAVLWRGTKLIEQIGKIYGIGFGYASRIKLYRMLIKQVMFVGSAELVSDLAATALSAELLGKLSGRAAQGVSAGIFTARIGYKAMELSRPLPRLENKRSLLKGTVQSIAGKIMSRKKAEPTQ
- the megL gene encoding methionine gamma-lyase — its product is MSKHHINTQCIHGRQKANDPHGALTSPLYQTSTFHFENAAQGAARFAGDEPGYIYTRLGNPTTTELEQKVAQLESCEAAAATATGMGAVSASVLSFLSQGDHLVASSALYGCTFAFFSHMLPRWGIEVTFVDMTNEDELRAAIKLNSKMIFVETPINPTMAVIDLALIGAVAKEHNLISVVDNTFLTPLLQSPKKYGIDIIMHSATKYLNGHGDVVAGIVCGSLEHITHIKMTVLKDIGATISPHDAWLINRGLKTLAIRIERHCQSAQTIAEYLEAHPQVSTVYYPGLKSHPGYKFIGNQMKAAGGVIAFEIKGTLQDGAQFIDSMKLCTLAVSLGDAETLIQHPASMTHSPYTPEERAAAGISDGLIRLSVGLEDVNDIISDLDQAFTKIG
- a CDS encoding YcjX family protein; protein product: MSQSFAKKTFKSIKGKAQKALHRSLDQHVKLAVTGLSGSGKTAFITALVKHLTTQADDKNLPFFDVMREHRHVATKVVPQEALKVPTFNYTRALNSLLPSDGMPTWPASTERINTLRLAIKYQSNAGLRGHFSPQSTLYLDIIDYPGEWLLDLPMLEQSYSQWCEQQYPLLTQPSRVNTSSDFLMAVEQLDLNAPVDENALAHIAQLYQSMLVGLKKDTKLAMLQPGRMLMPGDLQGAPLLLFFPVSGEINSDDVVAGSNLAHLIKRFNAYVKEVVKPFYNEHFRHFDRQIVLVDVLSALNEGHETLQEQSSVINQLLAHFNYGESGFFKRLFKPNIDKILFAANKSDHISAKHHKDLALLLDSLVHEQSNHLKFDGVKIETMAMSSITATQPRQITDKGQTLDCIYGKPLNEPDWLTYLPPQPPSRMLNKNEWPAQGFEFLSFSPMPSPDKQLKHIRLDHVMQYLLGDKLT